One region of Paenibacillus polymyxa M1 genomic DNA includes:
- a CDS encoding acyltransferase, which translates to MVKKERIPELDIYRGILIAAVITIHATSMALIDARHSLLFYPFLFLNMFSSFAVPVFIFVSGFVLFYNYVDRPLRGKSMLLFFRKRLMFIVLPYVLFSLMYYLTLVTRGLMPLSDLPLVLLTGKAYTHLYYVIIIIQFYLVFPLLLWGVQRLRHWISSPRRAAFVILAVGLVIQWGFVLLNKYVWQEERGSLAITYISYFALGAAVAIGYEGFKKWLFPVPGTVMGRGQLISWWALWAAWLLLGIVYVQIWFIAYRKAIYADSLVYELLHNAYALVSALVLFQLSVLLYRHTSDRLRMFISWLGACSFGIYLLHPALLRVYRKLDLHGTPIEYVFSVAGGWVLALFGSWLIVTLFFRYVPFSWIGLGTVPKFPSQSKDEQANC; encoded by the coding sequence TTGGTCAAAAAAGAACGTATACCAGAGCTTGATATTTACCGAGGAATATTAATTGCGGCCGTCATTACTATTCATGCAACTTCAATGGCATTGATTGATGCGCGTCATTCTCTATTGTTTTACCCCTTTTTATTTTTAAATATGTTTAGCAGCTTTGCAGTGCCTGTATTTATTTTTGTGAGCGGTTTTGTTTTATTTTACAATTATGTTGATCGGCCACTTCGTGGAAAGAGTATGCTTTTGTTTTTTCGAAAAAGACTGATGTTTATTGTGTTACCCTACGTTTTATTTTCTCTTATGTACTATTTGACCTTGGTGACACGTGGGTTGATGCCGCTTAGTGATCTTCCGCTCGTGCTGCTAACGGGAAAGGCGTATACGCATTTGTATTATGTCATTATTATCATCCAATTTTATTTGGTCTTTCCGCTACTGTTGTGGGGAGTGCAGCGTTTACGTCATTGGATATCGAGTCCACGGAGAGCAGCTTTTGTCATTTTGGCAGTAGGGTTGGTCATTCAATGGGGGTTTGTACTGCTGAACAAATATGTTTGGCAAGAGGAGAGAGGAAGCCTTGCGATTACGTATATCAGTTACTTTGCCTTGGGTGCCGCTGTAGCGATTGGATATGAAGGGTTTAAAAAGTGGCTTTTTCCAGTCCCAGGTACGGTAATGGGTCGCGGCCAGTTGATCAGCTGGTGGGCCCTGTGGGCGGCTTGGTTATTACTCGGGATCGTTTATGTACAAATATGGTTTATAGCCTACCGCAAAGCCATTTATGCGGACTCGCTGGTCTATGAACTGCTACATAATGCATATGCTCTCGTATCTGCATTGGTGCTGTTTCAGTTATCGGTTTTATTATATCGTCATACTAGTGATAGACTGCGAATGTTCATCAGTTGGCTGGGAGCATGTTCTTTCGGTATATATTTACTTCATCCGGCGCTATTACGAGTGTATCGCAAACTGGATTTGCATGGTACACCGATAGAATATGTCTTCTCTGTTGCTGGCGGATGGGTGTTGGCGCTGTTTGGATCATGGCTGATTGTGACGTTGTTTTTTCGATATGTACCATTTTCATGGATCGGTTTGGGCACAGTTCCGAAGTTTCCATCCCAGAGTAAAGATGAACAGGCAAACTGCTAA
- a CDS encoding ATP phosphoribosyltransferase regulatory subunit — protein sequence MSKPKGFEIPIGVRDYLPRAVSKLRAIELNVLACMERWGYRQIMTPTMEYYDTVGVASSTSDRKLFKLLNNRGTTLVLRSDMTAPIARVVSSLLKEEEVPLRLSYHANVFRAIEEEAGREAEFFQTGVELVGDDSPEADAEVVALAIASLQAAGVTSFKIAMGHVGFLNGLFEEIIPGRQAEQQALKELLLNRDVVGYRTAIEALGLAPEHRDKLEAILRLRGGKEICEQATRLSVEQQTLQTIAHLCEVWEVLEAYGVSEHVLIDLTMIGDFSYYTGMTFEGYAAEIGFPVCNGGRYDNLLQQFGRSVPATGFALKTNRIVDGVDGIAIETKLPVLIRYDEQERREALSAAAQLRAEGLNVVTGLTGGPEDRRREQQDLYAEVYSYTAEGRQPVQRRELP from the coding sequence ATGTCTAAACCAAAAGGATTCGAGATTCCTATAGGGGTTCGGGATTACCTTCCACGTGCAGTGTCGAAGCTGCGGGCCATTGAACTGAATGTACTCGCTTGTATGGAACGTTGGGGTTACCGTCAGATTATGACGCCTACGATGGAATACTACGATACGGTAGGAGTAGCTAGCTCTACTTCTGATCGGAAGCTGTTTAAATTGCTCAACAACCGAGGGACTACGTTGGTACTTCGTTCTGATATGACTGCTCCAATTGCACGGGTGGTATCTTCGTTGCTAAAGGAAGAGGAAGTACCGCTTCGCCTTTCCTATCACGCCAATGTATTTCGAGCGATTGAGGAAGAGGCAGGAAGAGAGGCAGAGTTTTTTCAAACAGGCGTGGAGCTGGTAGGGGATGACTCGCCTGAGGCTGATGCAGAAGTGGTAGCATTGGCCATTGCATCATTGCAGGCAGCGGGTGTTACCTCTTTTAAAATTGCCATGGGACATGTGGGATTCCTGAACGGGTTATTTGAGGAGATCATTCCAGGTCGCCAGGCTGAACAGCAGGCGCTAAAAGAACTGTTGCTCAATCGTGATGTAGTGGGCTACCGAACGGCGATTGAAGCTTTAGGTTTGGCGCCCGAGCATCGCGATAAGCTGGAGGCCATTCTTCGGCTGCGTGGCGGGAAGGAAATTTGCGAACAGGCTACTCGCCTTAGTGTGGAGCAGCAGACGCTTCAAACCATTGCACATTTGTGCGAGGTGTGGGAAGTCCTGGAGGCGTACGGCGTATCTGAGCATGTGTTAATTGACCTTACCATGATCGGGGATTTTTCATATTATACAGGAATGACTTTTGAGGGCTATGCAGCGGAAATCGGGTTCCCGGTATGCAACGGAGGTCGTTATGACAATCTGCTTCAGCAGTTTGGGCGATCTGTACCAGCAACGGGATTCGCATTGAAGACGAACCGAATCGTCGATGGTGTGGATGGTATTGCAATTGAGACGAAGCTTCCTGTACTTATTCGTTATGACGAGCAGGAACGTCGAGAGGCGTTATCTGCAGCGGCACAGCTACGTGCAGAGGGGCTTAATGTGGTGACAGGACTCACGGGGGGGCCGGAAGATCGACGTCGTGAGCAGCAGGATCTGTACGCAGAGGTATACAGCTATACAGCTGAAGGAAGACAGCCAGTACAAAGGAGGGAATTGCCATGA
- the hisG gene encoding ATP phosphoribosyltransferase: MTETLKVAMPKGRIYKQASKLFRQAGVPIPLDVDETRKLVIPLPELGMEFIMAKPVDVPTYVEYGAADIGIVGKDVLLEENKDVYELLDLGIARCRMSVIALPDWQPGIRQRVATKYPNVASQYFREQGQQVEVIKLNGSIELAPLIGLADRIVDMVETGQTLRENGLVEQISILDITSRLIANRVSYRMKNGPIQALCDRLHQVIPTEVVPKG, translated from the coding sequence ATGACGGAAACATTGAAGGTAGCCATGCCGAAGGGACGGATTTATAAGCAGGCTTCCAAGTTGTTTCGCCAGGCAGGGGTTCCAATTCCACTGGATGTGGACGAAACCCGCAAGCTGGTCATTCCATTGCCTGAACTGGGGATGGAATTTATTATGGCGAAGCCCGTGGATGTTCCTACGTATGTGGAGTACGGTGCAGCTGACATCGGCATTGTAGGTAAGGATGTTTTGCTGGAAGAAAACAAGGATGTATATGAGCTGCTGGATCTGGGGATTGCCCGTTGCCGGATGTCGGTGATTGCTTTACCCGATTGGCAACCAGGTATTCGTCAGCGGGTCGCAACCAAATATCCAAATGTGGCTTCCCAGTATTTTCGGGAGCAAGGTCAGCAGGTGGAGGTCATTAAGCTGAATGGTTCCATCGAGCTGGCGCCGTTAATTGGTCTGGCAGATCGCATTGTAGATATGGTGGAGACGGGGCAGACCTTGCGGGAGAACGGATTGGTTGAGCAGATTAGCATACTGGATATTACCAGTCGTTTGATTGCCAACCGGGTCAGTTACCGGATGAAAAATGGTCCGATTCAGGCATTGTGTGATCGATTGCATCAGGTGATTCCAACTGAAGTAGTACCGAAGGGTTAA
- the hisD gene encoding histidinol dehydrogenase: protein MKIVAARDFNLQREVDYGTPEQNEAVRTIIQSVRQEGDEAVLRYTEMFDGVSLTAEQLRVTDGELKLAYDKVEPSFIQAIREAAAHIRAFHTKQKRNSWIDLQSDGSLLGQIIRPLKRVGVYVPGGKAAYPSSVLMNVIPAQVAGVPEIVMVTPPATGGKAGIDPYTLVAAAEAGVTEIYRVGGAQAIASLAYGTHSIEPVDKICGPGNIYVALAKREVYGAVDIDSIAGPSEIVVLADDTANPSYVAADLLSQAEHDEMASAILVTPSQRLAEEVSAEVQRQLAELPRRDIAAASVEAYGAIIVVDNLEEGIRIVNRLAPEHLEIMTEQPMEHMGQIENAGAIFLGAYSSEPVGDYFAGPNHIIPTNGTARFSSPVDIDDFIKKSSMIYYSKEALLRNGETIMQLARHEGLEGHARAIQVRLDNEKKAVDGDGERK, encoded by the coding sequence ATGAAGATCGTAGCAGCCCGTGATTTCAATCTCCAACGAGAGGTAGATTACGGAACACCTGAGCAAAACGAGGCTGTGCGTACGATTATTCAATCGGTACGCCAAGAGGGAGATGAGGCTGTCCTGCGGTATACAGAAATGTTTGACGGTGTATCGCTGACAGCGGAGCAGCTTCGTGTGACAGATGGAGAATTAAAGTTGGCCTATGATAAGGTAGAGCCTTCATTTATACAGGCGATTCGAGAAGCGGCCGCTCATATTCGCGCTTTTCATACCAAGCAAAAGCGTAACTCATGGATAGATTTACAATCAGATGGTAGCTTGCTCGGTCAAATCATCCGACCATTGAAACGTGTAGGCGTGTATGTTCCAGGTGGTAAAGCTGCCTATCCTTCCTCGGTATTGATGAATGTTATTCCAGCTCAAGTGGCTGGAGTACCGGAGATCGTCATGGTGACACCCCCGGCGACAGGCGGCAAGGCAGGGATCGACCCCTATACACTGGTAGCTGCGGCAGAGGCTGGTGTAACGGAAATATACAGGGTTGGCGGAGCGCAGGCTATTGCCTCTCTTGCATACGGGACACATAGTATTGAACCGGTTGATAAAATTTGCGGTCCCGGCAACATTTATGTAGCGCTGGCGAAGCGAGAGGTATACGGTGCAGTGGATATCGACAGTATTGCGGGACCGAGTGAAATTGTCGTATTGGCAGACGACACGGCGAATCCCTCTTATGTAGCGGCCGACCTACTTTCACAGGCGGAACATGACGAAATGGCCTCAGCCATTCTGGTTACGCCTTCGCAACGCTTGGCCGAAGAAGTATCAGCCGAGGTACAGCGCCAATTGGCGGAGTTGCCGCGCAGAGATATCGCTGCTGCATCGGTGGAGGCATACGGAGCCATCATTGTCGTTGACAATTTGGAAGAGGGCATCCGTATTGTCAACCGGCTTGCGCCAGAGCATTTGGAGATCATGACGGAGCAGCCGATGGAGCATATGGGGCAGATTGAAAATGCGGGAGCTATTTTTCTGGGAGCGTACAGCTCAGAGCCGGTAGGCGATTATTTTGCCGGACCTAATCACATCATTCCGACGAATGGAACAGCACGCTTTTCTTCGCCAGTGGATATTGATGATTTTATCAAGAAGTCGAGTATGATCTATTACAGCAAGGAAGCACTGCTGCGCAATGGAGAGACCATTATGCAGCTTGCCCGGCATGAAGGGCTGGAAGGCCACGCACGGGCGATACAAGTTCGATTGGACAATGAGAAGAAGGCGGTGGATGGCGATGGGGAACGAAAATAA
- the hisB gene encoding imidazoleglycerol-phosphate dehydratase HisB, whose translation MGNENNKAERTGSVSRKTNETDIQLSFAVDGTGQAEIETDVPFLNHMLDLFTKHGQFDLNVQARGDVDIDDHHTVEDIGICLGQTLLEALGDKKGIKRYASVFVPMDEALAQVVIDLSNRPHFEYRAEYPSQQVGSFSTELVHEFLWKFALEARMTLHVIVHYGQNTHHMIEAVFKALGRALDEATSIDPRVTGVPSTKGVL comes from the coding sequence ATGGGGAACGAAAATAACAAAGCAGAGCGTACAGGCAGTGTCAGCCGGAAAACGAACGAAACAGACATTCAGCTGTCATTTGCAGTAGACGGGACAGGGCAGGCCGAGATTGAAACGGATGTTCCTTTTCTGAATCACATGCTGGATTTGTTCACCAAGCACGGACAATTTGATCTGAATGTACAGGCCAGAGGGGATGTGGACATTGACGATCATCATACCGTCGAGGACATTGGTATCTGTCTGGGGCAAACCTTGCTGGAAGCATTGGGTGATAAAAAAGGTATCAAGCGCTATGCCAGCGTCTTTGTACCGATGGATGAGGCACTCGCGCAGGTTGTTATTGATCTGAGCAATCGACCTCATTTTGAGTATCGCGCAGAGTACCCGTCTCAGCAGGTAGGCAGCTTCTCGACAGAGCTGGTGCATGAATTTCTATGGAAATTTGCATTGGAGGCTCGCATGACGCTGCACGTCATTGTTCACTACGGGCAAAATACCCACCATATGATTGAGGCGGTGTTCAAAGCGCTGGGGCGTGCTTTGGATGAGGCGACCTCCATTGATCCGCGCGTGACAGGAGTGCCTTCAACGAAGGGAGTGCTGTAG